From one Anaerococcus prevotii DSM 20548 genomic stretch:
- the thiH gene encoding 2-iminoacetate synthase ThiH, with protein sequence MNIKSVNDYFPEMDIIDSDIKERIEKAYDRVKDTDVSEADVLASLNKKNLSERDFYNLISDKAEDHLEEMAELAKDARIRYFGNNVCLFSPIYIANYCENSCRYCGFRAKSDIKRAKLNLEEIEEEMKALAETGIEDVLILTGESERFSSVDYIGEACRIASKYFKVVGIEVYPANVSSYEKLREAGADFVTVFQESYNKKAFDYYHPAGHKRSFNYRIDTQERALMAGFRGVGFGALFGLSDPIEDAFKLAIHAKEVQRKYPQAEIAISLPRIRPTHGADDTLDFNIVDDKKFFQIMLAIRMFLPFASITLSTRESKDFRDLAVKYAATKISASVDTAIGHRSKKSADEGDEQFEIDDSRSTEQAFEDLKKIGMTPVFTDYINL encoded by the coding sequence ATGAATATTAAAAGCGTAAATGATTATTTCCCAGAAATGGATATAATCGACTCAGATATAAAAGAAAGAATTGAAAAAGCTTACGATAGAGTAAAAGATACAGATGTAAGTGAGGCTGATGTCTTGGCAAGTCTTAATAAGAAAAATCTCTCAGAAAGAGACTTCTACAATCTCATAAGCGACAAGGCAGAAGATCACTTAGAAGAGATGGCAGAGCTTGCCAAAGATGCTAGGATTAGATATTTTGGAAACAATGTATGCCTATTTTCTCCGATCTATATAGCTAATTACTGCGAAAATTCCTGCAGATATTGTGGTTTTAGGGCAAAAAGCGATATCAAAAGAGCTAAGCTTAACCTAGAAGAGATCGAAGAAGAGATGAAGGCTTTGGCAGAAACTGGGATTGAAGATGTCCTAATCCTTACTGGTGAAAGCGAGAGATTTTCTTCTGTAGATTATATAGGAGAAGCTTGTAGAATTGCCAGCAAATATTTTAAGGTAGTAGGAATAGAAGTATATCCCGCAAATGTTTCTTCTTACGAGAAATTAAGAGAGGCTGGGGCGGATTTCGTTACAGTCTTCCAGGAATCCTACAACAAGAAAGCTTTCGACTACTATCATCCCGCAGGGCATAAGAGAAGCTTTAACTATAGAATCGACACCCAAGAGCGAGCTCTTATGGCAGGCTTTAGGGGAGTGGGTTTTGGGGCCCTCTTTGGACTTTCTGATCCTATAGAAGATGCTTTTAAGCTTGCCATCCACGCCAAGGAAGTTCAAAGGAAATATCCTCAGGCAGAAATTGCAATCTCTCTTCCAAGGATTAGGCCAACCCACGGGGCGGATGATACTCTAGACTTTAATATCGTAGATGATAAGAAATTCTTCCAAATCATGCTTGCAATTAGAATGTTTCTGCCTTTTGCCTCTATTACCCTTTCAACACGTGAGTCAAAGGACTTTAGGGACTTGGCTGTGAAATATGCTGCGACTAAAATCTCTGCATCAGTAGATACTGCTATAGGACACAGGTCAAAGAAAAGTGCTGATGAGGGAGATGAGCAGTTTGAGATTGACGATTCTCGTTCTACCGAACAAGCCTTTGAGGACCTCAAGAAAATCGGCATGACACCAGTCTTTACTGATTATATAAATTTATAG
- a CDS encoding HPr family phosphocarrier protein: protein MYEQKVTLSNEIGLHARPASIFIRQAVKFPCDITVEKAGRSYNAKSIMSVLSMSASKGDEIIIRADGESETEAVSSLIDLVENKLTDY from the coding sequence ATGTACGAACAAAAAGTAACACTTTCTAATGAAATAGGTTTACATGCTAGACCAGCATCTATTTTTATCAGACAAGCCGTTAAGTTCCCATGTGACATCACAGTAGAGAAAGCTGGTAGGAGTTACAATGCAAAGTCTATCATGTCAGTTCTTAGCATGAGTGCTTCTAAAGGCGATGAGATAATTATTAGAGCAGATGGAGAATCAGAAACAGAAGCTGTAAGTTCACTCATTGACTTAGTTGAGAATAAGCTTACAGATTATTAA
- a CDS encoding thiazole synthase: MENKDYLVLGNKKFESRFILGSGKYSPELIDAAVESAGAQMITVALRRANTKDVANILNYIPKEVTIIPNTSGARNADEAIRIARLAREMGCGNFVKIEIMRDSKYLLPDNAETLKATEVLAGEGFVVLPYMYPDLNFARDLRDAGAASIMPLASPIGSNKGLATKDFIKIIIDEIDLPVIVDAGIGVPSHASEAMEMGADAIMANTGIASASDITMMAKAFKLGIEAGRCAYLARPGRVLDKGADPSSPLRDFFD; encoded by the coding sequence ATGGAAAATAAAGATTACCTAGTTTTAGGAAATAAGAAGTTTGAGTCCAGATTTATCTTAGGATCTGGTAAATACTCACCAGAATTAATTGATGCTGCAGTTGAATCTGCAGGGGCCCAGATGATTACAGTTGCTCTAAGACGAGCTAACACCAAGGATGTTGCTAATATTTTAAACTATATCCCAAAGGAAGTTACAATAATTCCTAACACATCTGGTGCAAGAAATGCAGATGAGGCAATTAGGATAGCAAGACTTGCTAGAGAGATGGGCTGTGGCAATTTCGTAAAAATTGAAATTATGAGAGATAGCAAATATCTCTTACCAGACAATGCCGAGACCCTAAAGGCAACTGAGGTCCTTGCGGGGGAAGGCTTCGTAGTTCTTCCTTATATGTACCCAGACCTAAACTTTGCAAGGGACTTAAGGGATGCGGGAGCTGCTTCAATCATGCCTCTTGCAAGTCCAATAGGATCAAATAAGGGTCTTGCTACCAAGGACTTTATCAAAATCATAATAGATGAGATTGACCTTCCTGTAATTGTAGATGCAGGAATTGGAGTTCCAAGCCATGCTTCAGAAGCCATGGAGATGGGAGCTGATGCTATTATGGCCAATACTGGAATTGCCAGCGCATCTGATATTACTATGATGGCAAAAGCCTTCAAGCTAGGAATCGAAGCAGGAAGATGCGCCTACCTTGCAAGACCAGGTAGAGTTTTAGATAAGGGTGCTGATCCATCATCACCACTAAGGGACTTTTTTGACTGA
- a CDS encoding sigma-70 family RNA polymerase sigma factor yields MGDKMDKINLKDKKTLEKLQEYLNSEDLTEEEIISILEGLTEEEKDEIMDIISDEVDDDDEDDDFEERKTNVSKASIMPISRRDMIELSDLTNEQIVEQFQIGNQNALAALVEKNQGLVRSRASYFFRSHGNDLDLEDLVQSGMLGMIRAAEKFDLSLGYKFTTYAYKWIDKAIRKAINKEGHTIRIPAGKYLKLNKLKQILKANPEASDEELYRILEKEGIDKKQADDLFLINRNQVNSTSLNINLDSEDSTGDELMDMVGDESTPVDMLILEKDMENFLLKALDQLTDREKQIIIFRYGLDNEKPKTLEEIGKIYDLSRERIRQIENQALGKLKEFSEREE; encoded by the coding sequence ATGGGTGATAAAATGGATAAAATAAATTTAAAAGATAAAAAAACCCTAGAGAAATTACAAGAGTATCTCAACTCAGAGGACTTGACCGAAGAGGAGATTATCTCAATTCTTGAAGGTTTAACAGAAGAAGAAAAAGACGAGATAATGGATATTATATCAGACGAAGTGGATGACGATGATGAAGATGATGACTTTGAAGAAAGAAAGACAAATGTGTCAAAAGCTTCCATCATGCCTATAAGCCGCCGTGATATGATAGAGCTATCAGACCTTACTAATGAACAAATAGTGGAACAATTCCAAATAGGAAATCAGAATGCCCTAGCAGCCCTTGTAGAAAAAAACCAAGGACTTGTTAGAAGTAGGGCCTCATATTTCTTTAGATCTCACGGAAACGATCTAGACCTAGAGGACTTAGTCCAATCAGGTATGCTCGGTATGATTCGTGCGGCAGAAAAGTTCGACCTATCCCTAGGCTATAAGTTTACAACCTATGCCTATAAGTGGATCGATAAGGCCATAAGAAAGGCCATAAACAAGGAAGGCCACACTATAAGAATACCTGCCGGTAAATACCTAAAACTTAATAAGCTTAAGCAAATTCTTAAAGCAAATCCAGAAGCAAGCGATGAGGAGCTTTATAGGATTTTGGAAAAGGAGGGAATCGATAAGAAACAAGCAGACGACCTTTTCCTAATAAATAGAAACCAAGTAAACTCCACATCCCTTAACATCAACTTGGACAGTGAGGATTCGACAGGTGATGAGCTTATGGATATGGTAGGAGATGAGTCAACTCCAGTCGATATGCTAATACTCGAAAAAGACATGGAAAACTTCCTCCTTAAGGCCCTAGACCAACTAACAGATAGGGAAAAGCAAATCATAATATTTAGATATGGACTAGATAACGAAAAACCTAAGACCCTTGAAGAAATAGGTAAAATCTACGACTTATCTAGAGAAAGAATCAGACAAATTGAAAATCAAGCCTTGGGCAAACTGAAAGAATTTTCTGAAAGAGAAGAATAA
- the sufB gene encoding Fe-S cluster assembly protein SufB, which yields MKEINIEDQLKELDRGYYDFFNEFEYADITDKGINADIVNEISKKKNEPDWMRRRRLKSLALFEKIDNPSWGPDLSELNMDDITTYVKPKSDKKSNWEALPEEIRDTFDRLGIPQAEQESLAGVGAQYDSEEVYHSIQKHLSDQGVIFMDFSSALREHEDIVKAYFQKAIPPTLHKYAALHGAVWSGGSLIYVPEGVEVDIPLQSYYRLNAPGAGQFEHTMIIAEDNAKVHFIEGCSAPRYNVVNLHAGSVEIFVGKNAEVRFSTIENWSRNMYNLNTKRAIVQEGGKVIWVSGSFGSKVSMLYPTSVLAGEGASAEYTGITFASNGQYIDNGCSMIHLAPNTYSTALTKSITAGAGKSMTRSLVQMKKNSAGSRSTVDCENLMISEESQSDTIPVLDIRNDDVDCGHEAKIGSIDQGQIFYLMSRGIPEEEAKSMIVRGFAEPISRELPLEYAVEMNRLIDMELEGANG from the coding sequence ATGAAAGAAATTAATATTGAAGATCAATTAAAGGAGCTAGATCGTGGATACTACGACTTCTTTAATGAATTTGAATATGCAGATATAACTGACAAGGGTATAAATGCTGATATAGTAAATGAGATTTCTAAGAAGAAAAACGAGCCAGACTGGATGAGAAGAAGGAGACTAAAGTCTCTTGCTCTTTTTGAAAAAATCGACAACCCTTCTTGGGGACCAGACCTTTCTGAGCTAAATATGGATGACATTACAACTTATGTTAAGCCAAAATCTGATAAGAAATCTAACTGGGAAGCCCTTCCAGAAGAGATCAGAGATACCTTCGATAGACTTGGAATCCCTCAAGCTGAGCAAGAGTCTCTTGCAGGTGTCGGTGCCCAATACGATAGTGAGGAAGTTTATCACTCAATCCAAAAACACCTATCTGATCAAGGGGTAATCTTTATGGACTTCTCATCAGCCCTTAGGGAGCATGAGGATATAGTAAAGGCCTACTTCCAAAAGGCCATCCCTCCAACACTTCACAAATACGCAGCCCTTCACGGTGCTGTATGGAGTGGAGGTTCCCTAATTTACGTTCCAGAAGGAGTTGAGGTAGATATTCCTCTCCAATCCTACTACAGACTAAATGCTCCAGGAGCAGGTCAGTTTGAGCATACAATGATCATAGCAGAAGATAATGCCAAGGTTCACTTTATCGAAGGCTGCTCTGCCCCAAGATACAATGTAGTTAACCTTCACGCAGGTTCTGTAGAAATCTTTGTCGGTAAAAACGCCGAAGTTAGATTTTCAACTATCGAAAACTGGTCAAGGAATATGTATAATCTAAACACCAAAAGAGCTATCGTCCAAGAAGGTGGCAAGGTGATTTGGGTATCAGGTTCTTTCGGATCTAAGGTTTCTATGCTTTATCCAACAAGCGTTCTTGCAGGAGAAGGAGCTAGTGCAGAATATACAGGAATTACTTTTGCATCCAACGGTCAATATATAGACAATGGTTGCTCTATGATTCACCTTGCTCCAAATACTTACTCAACAGCTCTTACAAAATCAATCACAGCAGGTGCTGGTAAGAGTATGACAAGATCCCTCGTTCAGATGAAGAAAAACTCAGCAGGTTCTAGATCAACAGTAGACTGTGAGAACCTTATGATTTCAGAAGAGTCCCAATCAGATACAATACCTGTATTAGATATAAGAAATGACGATGTAGACTGCGGCCACGAAGCTAAAATCGGCTCAATCGATCAGGGACAAATCTTTTATCTAATGAGTAGGGGAATTCCTGAAGAAGAAGCTAAATCAATGATTGTAAGAGGTTTTGCTGAACCAATTTCTAGAGAGCTTCCACTAGAATATGCTGTCGAGATGAATCGTCTTATCGATATGGAATTGGAAGGAGCAAACGGCTGA
- the sufC gene encoding Fe-S cluster assembly ATPase SufC — protein sequence MTNLLKIEDLHVSVGDKKILDGIDLEINKGEVHVVMGSNGSGKSTLMNTIMANPVYEVTEGKIFFEGEDITEESVDKRARRGIFMSFQHPDEIPGVKLNDFLRISKEQREGKKPSILAFNKELSKEMKELKLSDDYATRYVNVGFSGGERKKSEILQMKMLNPKLALLDETDSGLDVDAVRIVSEGIKDFLSEDNAVVIITHHRELLSNIKADYVHILKDGKIQETGDDSLMDKIEKEGYEWV from the coding sequence ATGACTAATTTATTAAAGATAGAAGATCTTCACGTATCCGTTGGAGATAAGAAGATTTTAGATGGTATAGATTTAGAGATAAACAAGGGAGAAGTTCACGTTGTAATGGGATCAAATGGTTCCGGTAAGTCAACCCTAATGAATACAATTATGGCCAACCCTGTTTATGAAGTTACAGAAGGAAAGATTTTCTTTGAAGGAGAAGATATCACAGAAGAATCTGTAGATAAGAGAGCTAGACGTGGGATTTTCATGAGCTTCCAACACCCAGATGAGATTCCAGGAGTAAAGCTTAATGACTTTCTAAGAATTTCCAAAGAGCAAAGAGAAGGAAAGAAGCCTTCAATCCTTGCCTTTAACAAGGAATTATCAAAAGAGATGAAAGAGTTAAAACTTTCCGATGATTATGCTACAAGATATGTAAACGTAGGATTTTCTGGTGGTGAAAGGAAGAAATCAGAGATTCTTCAAATGAAGATGCTTAATCCAAAACTTGCCCTCCTAGATGAGACAGATTCAGGTCTTGACGTGGATGCTGTAAGAATTGTAAGCGAAGGAATCAAGGACTTCTTAAGCGAGGATAATGCAGTTGTTATCATAACTCACCACAGAGAGTTACTTTCAAATATCAAGGCTGACTATGTACACATCCTAAAAGACGGCAAGATCCAAGAAACAGGCGACGATAGCCTAATGGATAAGATTGAAAAAGAAGGATACGAGTGGGTGTAA
- a CDS encoding NYN domain-containing protein, producing the protein MALTKKNITFIDGYNVINKWGELKEISRIDLADARDKLIEEMAEYKSLSGEELVIVFDAYNLDRVKETVIEKYGMKIVFTKRFQTADTYIERELARANRHHNIKVVTDDGAIQTQVTSKGASRVTALELRQDLVTMRGKIKRKRKEDFNQNFKTFPISDELSDVIDKIKEDLENKFR; encoded by the coding sequence ATGGCTTTAACTAAGAAAAACATCACCTTTATTGATGGCTACAATGTCATAAACAAATGGGGTGAACTTAAAGAAATCAGTAGGATTGACCTGGCGGATGCAAGGGATAAACTCATAGAAGAGATGGCAGAATATAAGTCCCTATCAGGAGAAGAACTTGTAATAGTCTTTGATGCCTACAATCTCGACAGGGTAAAAGAAACTGTTATAGAAAAATATGGGATGAAAATTGTATTTACCAAAAGGTTTCAGACTGCTGATACCTACATAGAAAGAGAACTAGCAAGGGCTAATAGGCATCACAATATCAAGGTAGTAACTGACGATGGGGCAATCCAAACCCAGGTGACAAGCAAGGGAGCAAGTAGGGTTACGGCCCTTGAGTTAAGACAAGACCTTGTAACTATGAGAGGAAAGATTAAAAGAAAAAGGAAAGAAGACTTCAACCAAAACTTCAAAACTTTCCCTATATCAGATGAGCTTTCTGATGTGATTGATAAAATAAAGGAAGATTTGGAAAATAAATTTAGGTAA
- a CDS encoding SufD family Fe-S cluster assembly protein: MARINEMRMPTWASLGLNYLKEDKINIENIEESSKAENLSEISEVEEAFAGHKVGISEKIEKENKDFRNRSYAFDVKGERETEFINFDLKKDDNILVSNIDIKASEASRSSFLINIFDDGSEKIFLNSRIRAKLDKNSYVKIVVVTNLGKDATNLNSIGTYLAEDAILDITYIEVGAGKSLVNIDNILKGDRSKVIQKGVYFKEGDDFLDILATNEHFGTDTDSECMFNGALKDRAEKNFKGVVDLRRGCHKADGKIGDYSMMLSDDVINKSAPILLNEEREVAGNHAASVGRLNKEMLFYIMSRGFSKKQAEAMMLEANFAPAIDNIEDEALRDKIRAKVHKMNLGYDL, translated from the coding sequence ATGGCAAGAATTAACGAAATGAGAATGCCAACTTGGGCAAGTCTCGGACTAAATTATTTAAAAGAAGATAAAATCAATATAGAAAATATAGAAGAAAGCTCCAAGGCAGAAAACTTATCAGAAATAAGCGAAGTAGAAGAAGCCTTTGCAGGCCACAAGGTCGGAATTTCTGAAAAAATCGAAAAAGAAAATAAAGATTTCAGAAACAGATCCTATGCCTTCGATGTTAAGGGAGAAAGAGAAACTGAATTTATCAATTTTGACCTAAAGAAGGACGACAATATCCTAGTTTCTAACATCGATATCAAGGCGAGTGAAGCTAGCAGGTCATCATTTTTGATAAATATCTTCGATGATGGTTCAGAGAAAATCTTTCTTAACTCAAGAATTAGGGCCAAACTTGATAAGAATTCCTATGTCAAAATTGTCGTAGTCACAAATCTAGGAAAAGATGCTACAAACCTAAACTCTATTGGAACTTACCTTGCCGAAGACGCTATATTAGATATCACTTATATAGAAGTTGGAGCTGGCAAGAGTCTTGTAAATATCGACAATATCCTTAAGGGAGATAGGTCTAAGGTCATCCAAAAGGGAGTATACTTCAAAGAAGGAGATGATTTCCTAGATATTTTAGCTACTAACGAGCACTTCGGAACAGACACTGACTCAGAATGTATGTTCAACGGTGCCCTAAAGGATAGGGCTGAGAAGAATTTCAAGGGAGTAGTTGACCTAAGAAGAGGCTGCCACAAGGCGGATGGTAAAATTGGTGATTATTCTATGATGCTTTCAGATGATGTAATCAATAAGTCTGCCCCAATCCTTCTAAACGAGGAAAGGGAAGTTGCTGGAAACCACGCAGCAAGCGTAGGTAGACTAAATAAGGAAATGCTATTTTACATCATGAGCCGTGGTTTTAGCAAGAAACAAGCCGAAGCTATGATGCTTGAAGCAAACTTCGCTCCAGCTATTGATAATATAGAAGATGAAGCTTTAAGAGATAAAATTAGAGCGAAAGTTCACAAAATGAACCTAGGATACGATTTATGA
- the sufU gene encoding Fe-S cluster assembly sulfur transfer protein SufU, producing the protein MNMEEIYSQIILDHSRNQANKHDLEDAEITEPGHNPSCGDEIVLQLKMDGDIIKEAAFTGDGCAISQAATSVMCDIIVGKTKEEAKKLADIYIRMIKREDVTDEELELLEDAVAFKNIQNMPQRVKCALLSWKTLDQTI; encoded by the coding sequence ATGAATATGGAAGAAATTTACAGTCAAATAATATTAGATCATTCAAGAAATCAAGCTAACAAACACGACTTGGAAGATGCAGAAATCACAGAGCCAGGCCACAATCCATCATGCGGGGACGAGATCGTCCTCCAACTAAAGATGGATGGAGATATCATAAAAGAGGCAGCCTTCACGGGAGATGGCTGTGCCATAAGCCAAGCTGCAACTAGCGTTATGTGTGATATTATAGTTGGAAAAACTAAGGAAGAAGCCAAGAAGCTTGCTGATATCTACATAAGGATGATCAAAAGAGAAGATGTTACAGATGAAGAGCTAGAGCTTTTAGAAGATGCAGTAGCTTTCAAGAACATCCAGAACATGCCACAAAGAGTAAAGTGTGCCCTCCTATCATGGAAGACACTTGACCAAACTATCTAA
- the thiF gene encoding sulfur carrier protein ThiS adenylyltransferase ThiF, whose product MDLREEILRRQDPYINEILKKSSVSILGCGGLGSNIAMSLARCGVGNIYIYDYDKVEYSNLNRQNYDMADLGKSKVMQTKKKIEETIPYVKVYAKDLKINWENLEEISKKTDIFIEAFDKKEMKSLVFDFFLGKKGKQLIIGSGLSGLGDLEDIRIKKIDNVTMIGDFRTSPEQGLYLPYVGVIASLEALYAVKIIEGEANGK is encoded by the coding sequence ATGGACCTAAGAGAAGAGATTCTAAGAAGACAAGATCCTTATATAAACGAAATCTTGAAAAAATCTTCTGTCTCTATCCTTGGCTGTGGAGGCTTGGGCTCAAATATAGCCATGTCTCTTGCAAGATGTGGGGTGGGTAATATCTATATTTATGATTATGATAAGGTGGAATACTCCAACCTTAATAGGCAAAATTACGATATGGCTGATCTCGGAAAGTCTAAGGTCATGCAGACTAAGAAAAAAATCGAAGAGACAATTCCCTACGTCAAAGTCTATGCAAAAGATCTTAAGATAAATTGGGAAAATCTAGAAGAAATAAGCAAGAAGACAGATATTTTCATAGAGGCCTTCGATAAGAAGGAGATGAAGTCCCTTGTCTTTGATTTTTTTCTAGGAAAGAAGGGAAAGCAACTAATAATAGGATCAGGCCTATCAGGTCTTGGGGACCTAGAGGATATAAGGATAAAGAAAATTGACAATGTAACTATGATAGGAGACTTTAGGACAAGTCCCGAACAGGGGCTTTATCTTCCTTATGTGGGAGTGATAGCAAGTCTTGAAGCCCTCTATGCGGTTAAAATTATTGAAGGAGAAGCAAATGGAAAATAA
- a CDS encoding cysteine desulfurase: MDVEKIRADFPYLDSEKVGKEVIYLDTGATSQKPAYVIDAVDEYYRYSNANPHRGAHFLSWKATEAYEETRQVVKDFIGARKSSEIVFTRSTTEALNLLAYSYGLNNLKKDDEILITILDHHANLVPWQMVAKKTGAKLVYAYLNDDYGLDYDDLKSKINEKTKIVSVTGASNVTGELIDSKLITKWAHEVGAISIVDGAQLIPHVKTDVKDIDCDFLAFSGHKMFSPMGIGVLYGKYELLDKLEPFNYGGDMIEYVYEQESTFQEPPIKFEAGTPNVGGVLGLKAAIEYVEKIGMDEIFAYEHELTSYAYDLIKDIPNIKIFYPTNGKAGSVISFTFTDIHPHDIATILDSKGIAVRSGHHCAMPLHGYLGISATARASFSIYNTKEEAEIFARELKNVRKVMGL, translated from the coding sequence ATGGATGTAGAAAAAATTAGAGCTGACTTTCCCTACCTTGATAGCGAAAAGGTGGGAAAGGAAGTTATTTATTTAGATACAGGAGCGACAAGCCAGAAACCAGCCTATGTGATTGATGCAGTTGACGAATACTACAGATATTCTAACGCCAACCCTCACAGGGGAGCCCACTTTCTAAGCTGGAAGGCGACAGAAGCTTACGAAGAAACAAGACAAGTTGTCAAAGACTTCATAGGAGCTAGAAAATCTTCTGAGATTGTATTTACAAGATCAACTACAGAGGCCCTAAACCTCTTGGCCTACTCGTATGGGCTAAACAATCTCAAAAAAGATGACGAGATCCTAATTACAATCCTAGACCATCATGCAAATCTAGTTCCATGGCAAATGGTAGCAAAAAAGACTGGGGCAAAGCTAGTCTATGCCTACCTAAATGATGACTACGGCTTAGATTATGATGATTTGAAAAGTAAAATCAACGAGAAAACTAAGATAGTTTCTGTAACTGGAGCAAGCAATGTTACAGGGGAGCTTATCGATTCAAAGCTTATTACTAAATGGGCCCATGAAGTAGGAGCCATATCAATAGTAGACGGAGCCCAACTTATACCTCATGTAAAGACAGACGTCAAAGATATAGATTGTGACTTCCTAGCCTTTTCAGGACACAAGATGTTCTCTCCTATGGGAATCGGAGTCCTTTATGGAAAATACGAGCTTTTAGATAAGCTTGAGCCTTTCAACTACGGCGGAGATATGATAGAATATGTCTATGAACAAGAATCTACTTTCCAAGAGCCACCTATAAAATTTGAAGCTGGAACTCCAAATGTAGGAGGAGTCCTTGGATTAAAAGCTGCGATTGAGTATGTAGAAAAAATTGGCATGGACGAGATATTTGCCTATGAGCATGAATTAACTTCCTATGCCTATGATTTGATAAAGGACATCCCAAATATCAAAATCTTCTATCCGACAAATGGCAAGGCAGGATCTGTAATATCATTTACCTTTACAGACATCCACCCACACGATATAGCTACAATCCTTGATAGCAAGGGGATAGCTGTAAGAAGCGGCCACCATTGTGCTATGCCACTTCACGGATATCTAGGCATATCTGCAACAGCCAGAGCATCATTTTCTATATACAATACCAAGGAAGAAGCAGAGATTTTTGCTCGTGAGTTAAAGAATGTAAGAAAGGTGATGGGCCTATAA
- the thiW gene encoding energy coupling factor transporter S component ThiW: MENKRKILILVTMSMFVAIGVVISPILRFEGFAPTAHFVNIVCSVFLGPWYSLLNGIITAAIRMSLMGIPPLAITGQVFGAFLSGFLYRKSKGSILACVIGEIIGTGIIGSIASYPVMALLWGKGDITWYFYLPSFLIATVIGGTVAFIFLKTLQRAKALYPIQKKLGVNVYEKSKSDFAK, translated from the coding sequence ATGGAAAACAAAAGAAAAATTCTAATATTAGTAACTATGTCCATGTTTGTAGCAATCGGAGTTGTTATCTCTCCTATCCTAAGGTTTGAGGGCTTTGCTCCTACAGCTCACTTTGTGAATATAGTTTGCTCAGTCTTTCTAGGACCTTGGTATAGCTTGCTAAACGGAATTATTACAGCTGCTATCCGCATGAGTCTTATGGGAATCCCTCCTCTTGCTATAACAGGACAAGTCTTTGGTGCCTTCTTGTCAGGATTTCTTTACAGAAAGAGCAAGGGATCTATCCTTGCCTGTGTAATTGGGGAGATTATAGGAACAGGAATTATTGGATCAATAGCCTCCTACCCAGTCATGGCCCTTCTTTGGGGCAAGGGAGATATAACCTGGTACTTCTACCTTCCAAGCTTTTTGATAGCTACAGTGATAGGAGGAACGGTAGCCTTTATCTTCCTAAAGACCCTACAAAGAGCCAAGGCTCTCTACCCAATCCAAAAGAAATTAGGAGTCAATGTCTATGAAAAATCTAAATCAGATTTTGCTAAATAG
- the thiS gene encoding sulfur carrier protein ThiS, with product MIKLNDKEVSFLERENLRDFLLRNNYDPDFLACEVDSKLVRKVDFEDFIVEDGSKIEVFSFVGGG from the coding sequence GTGATTAAGTTAAACGATAAGGAAGTTTCTTTCCTAGAGAGAGAAAATCTTAGGGACTTTCTTTTAAGGAACAATTACGACCCAGATTTTCTTGCTTGTGAGGTAGATAGTAAGCTTGTAAGGAAAGTAGACTTTGAAGACTTTATAGTTGAAGATGGATCAAAGATAGAAGTTTTTTCCTTTGTAGGAGGGGGTTGA